The following coding sequences are from one uncultured Methanobrevibacter sp. window:
- a CDS encoding shikimate kinase, giving the protein MTKTVFSPGSATIINAISTGFGSAFGIGLGIEAEAKFSDVGVNCSSDIGADPHLMNLCVEQVLDYYKIGSALDFDDIIPSLDFGNGQGIEVKTKSNLPLGSGLSSSSALSNAVVMATAALVASEFCLEPLTDLEMINMGIDASLEAGVTITGAFDDASASFFGGLTITDNGNREILHQERMPDYDILVFMPDKESLSGSSDVDRMKLVAPFVRIAFNKALDGDYLEALTLNGLLYGNVLGFDNNIALDALQAGALASGLSGTGSSFVAIVDESSIDGVKDAWASYDGRVIETNVDNRGTRII; this is encoded by the coding sequence TTGACTAAAACAGTATTTTCTCCAGGTTCTGCAACAATAATCAATGCTATTTCAACCGGTTTCGGTTCTGCATTCGGTATAGGATTGGGTATTGAGGCAGAGGCTAAGTTTTCTGATGTGGGTGTCAACTGCTCATCAGATATAGGGGCTGACCCTCATTTAATGAATTTATGTGTGGAACAGGTTTTAGACTATTATAAGATAGGCAGTGCATTGGATTTCGATGATATCATACCTAGCTTGGATTTTGGAAATGGGCAGGGAATTGAAGTCAAGACAAAATCCAATTTGCCTTTAGGTTCTGGGCTTTCTTCAAGCAGTGCATTATCCAATGCTGTTGTCATGGCTACCGCTGCATTGGTTGCAAGCGAGTTTTGCCTTGAGCCATTGACAGATTTGGAAATGATAAACATGGGTATTGATGCATCCCTTGAAGCGGGAGTTACAATTACTGGAGCTTTTGATGACGCTTCCGCATCTTTCTTTGGAGGATTAACAATTACAGATAATGGAAATAGGGAAATTTTGCATCAGGAAAGAATGCCTGATTATGATATTTTGGTCTTTATGCCAGATAAGGAATCATTAAGCGGTTCTTCTGATGTGGATAGGATGAAATTGGTTGCTCCATTTGTAAGAATAGCATTCAATAAGGCACTTGATGGAGATTATCTTGAAGCATTGACATTAAATGGGCTCTTGTATGGTAATGTATTAGGTTTTGATAACAATATAGCTCTTGATGCACTTCAAGCTGGTGCACTTGCTTCTGGATTGTCCGGAACTGGATCTTCATTTGTAGCTATTGTTGATGAAAGTTCCATTGATGGTGTTAAGGATGCTTGGGCATCATATGATGGAAGAGTCATTGAAACAAATGTGGACAATAGGGGAACAAGAATAATTTAA
- a CDS encoding S49 family peptidase yields MSENNINWLNIGIGAFIILAIVLLLVLLLPFGNMVEQQDEIAVITINGAVTYDSSNSTRIFTSASQIENALNEANSNPNVKAIVLDINSKGGSQVACEEIADDIEKSSKPVVAYIGDNGLDESYLIASGADAIVASSSSSIGGIGLSFIDSNKYSKTKLTGVYNEDYLKLKKSNESNPDNLLNGQKMIDQDYTQFIKAIAENRNLKPNYLAKLAHGKRYNGNEAKNLGLIDKIGNKNNAIKLAASKANATNYTAFNYPKSKKSLTETLSENKIFNL; encoded by the coding sequence ATGAGTGAAAATAATATAAATTGGCTTAACATTGGAATAGGTGCCTTTATTATATTGGCCATAGTATTGCTTTTAGTTCTCCTTTTGCCATTTGGAAATATGGTGGAGCAACAAGATGAGATAGCAGTCATAACAATCAATGGAGCAGTTACATACGACTCATCTAACTCAACCAGAATATTTACCAGTGCAAGCCAAATAGAAAATGCATTGAATGAGGCAAATTCAAATCCAAATGTTAAGGCTATTGTATTAGACATAAACAGTAAAGGCGGAAGCCAAGTGGCTTGTGAAGAGATAGCTGACGATATTGAAAAATCATCTAAACCTGTAGTTGCATACATTGGTGATAATGGATTGGATGAAAGCTATTTGATTGCAAGCGGTGCAGATGCAATTGTTGCAAGCTCATCCTCATCAATTGGCGGAATCGGCCTTAGCTTTATTGACAGCAACAAATACTCAAAAACAAAGCTTACTGGAGTTTATAATGAAGATTATCTCAAATTGAAAAAATCAAATGAAAGCAATCCAGATAATCTTTTGAATGGTCAAAAGATGATTGATCAGGATTACACACAATTCATTAAAGCAATAGCTGAAAATAGAAACTTGAAACCTAATTATCTTGCAAAATTGGCTCATGGCAAAAGATATAATGGAAATGAGGCTAAAAATTTAGGCTTGATTGACAAGATTGGCAATAAGAATAATGCTATTAAATTAGCGGCTTCTAAAGCAAATGCAACTAATTACACTGCATTCAATTATCCTAAATCAAAGAAAAGCTTAACTGAAACTTTAAGTGAAAACAAGATATTCAATTTATAA
- a CDS encoding MJ0307 family thioredoxin encodes MVHKIEVFTSPTCPHCPGAVQVVEEAKAKLGDEIDVQILSIADPANRDLAIDYGVHAVPAIAINNSLAFIGAPTLEELLERLE; translated from the coding sequence ATGGTACACAAAATAGAAGTATTTACCTCACCAACCTGTCCACATTGTCCAGGTGCTGTGCAAGTTGTTGAAGAAGCAAAAGCAAAATTAGGAGACGAAATTGATGTGCAAATCCTCAGCATTGCTGATCCTGCTAACAGAGATCTAGCTATTGACTATGGAGTTCATGCAGTTCCTGCAATTGCAATTAACAATTCACTTGCATTCATTGGTGCTCCAACACTTGAAGAATTATTAGAAAGATTAGAATAA
- a CDS encoding glycosyltransferase family 4 protein: MKFAMVGQFPPHIGGVGVHIHTLSKELVRQGHEVYVITYPHEDIKDIDGIHVIGTKGVNIPGLRGLFFAINATRELKKLIERENIDIIHGHYLLPAGWSSVKAGKSTHTKTYVTSHGSDMFETYKKQKFTRPLINKVLNDADVILAVSEALKDEIIKTDIPNIREKTRLHWNSVDVSKFKTTEENKDKFKKELVQEFNIDADKPIILFVGNIIKRKNVDLLIEAKKEMNVKANIVIVGDGPHSKELKAKCEKENIENVYFTGSRGDVEDIIPSCDILVLPSFSESFGLVLIEALSCGKPVIGSNVGGINEIITEDVGLLIDPNAPSDLANAIDRVLSDKELMEKFKSNARDRAKDFGETKLPYDELN; the protein is encoded by the coding sequence ATGAAATTTGCTATGGTTGGACAGTTCCCACCACATATTGGAGGAGTTGGAGTTCATATACACACATTATCAAAGGAATTGGTCAGACAAGGCCATGAAGTGTATGTAATAACCTATCCCCATGAGGACATTAAGGACATTGATGGAATCCATGTAATCGGCACAAAGGGAGTTAATATCCCAGGACTAAGAGGATTATTCTTTGCAATAAACGCAACAAGAGAGCTAAAAAAACTCATTGAAAGGGAAAACATAGACATAATCCACGGCCATTATCTGCTTCCCGCAGGATGGTCAAGCGTTAAGGCAGGGAAATCAACCCATACCAAAACCTATGTGACTTCACATGGATCTGACATGTTTGAAACCTATAAAAAGCAAAAGTTTACTAGACCTCTCATCAATAAAGTGCTTAATGATGCTGATGTGATTCTTGCGGTAAGTGAAGCTTTGAAAGATGAAATCATAAAGACAGATATTCCAAATATTAGAGAAAAGACAAGATTGCACTGGAATAGTGTAGATGTGAGTAAGTTTAAAACTACAGAAGAAAACAAAGACAAATTTAAAAAAGAATTGGTTCAAGAATTCAACATAGATGCTGACAAACCCATCATTTTATTTGTCGGAAATATAATTAAAAGAAAGAATGTTGACTTGCTTATTGAAGCTAAAAAAGAAATGAATGTGAAAGCGAATATTGTCATAGTTGGTGATGGCCCTCATTCAAAAGAGCTAAAGGCAAAATGTGAAAAGGAAAATATTGAAAATGTTTACTTTACAGGTTCCAGAGGAGATGTTGAGGACATAATACCAAGCTGTGACATCCTAGTATTGCCATCATTCAGTGAGAGCTTTGGACTTGTACTTATTGAAGCATTATCCTGTGGAAAGCCAGTTATTGGAAGCAATGTTGGGGGAATAAATGAAATAATCACTGAAGATGTTGGCTTGTTGATTGACCCAAATGCCCCATCAGATTTGGCTAATGCAATTGATAGAGTCTTAAGCGATAAAGAATTGATGGAAAAGTTCAAGTCAAATGCAAGGGATAGGGCAAAGGACTTTGGAGAAACCAAATTGCCTTATGATGAATTGAATTGA
- the moaC gene encoding cyclic pyranopterin monophosphate synthase MoaC, with amino-acid sequence MGEKEFTHLTETGVHMVEVGAKPQQRRTAVASGKIHLQKETIDMIKNAEIKKGNVLTTAQIAGIQAVKKTSDIIPLCHPLNLSGIEIEFDVGEEEITATCECRLTGQTGVEMEAITGVSVALLTIWDMTKAVEKDENGQYPDTKISDIVVLKKEKL; translated from the coding sequence ATGGGAGAAAAGGAATTTACCCACCTAACTGAAACTGGAGTTCATATGGTGGAAGTTGGAGCTAAGCCACAGCAAAGAAGAACTGCAGTGGCAAGCGGAAAGATTCATCTTCAAAAGGAAACAATTGACATGATCAAGAATGCAGAAATCAAAAAGGGAAATGTGTTGACAACTGCCCAAATAGCTGGAATTCAAGCTGTCAAAAAGACATCTGATATCATTCCCCTTTGCCATCCATTGAACTTGAGTGGAATCGAAATAGAATTTGATGTTGGAGAAGAGGAAATCACTGCAACTTGCGAATGTAGATTGACTGGACAAACCGGTGTGGAAATGGAAGCAATCACTGGAGTAAGCGTAGCATTGCTCACCATTTGGGACATGACAAAAGCAGTGGAAAAAGATGAAAACGGACAATATCCAGACACTAAGATTTCTGACATAGTTGTTTTAAAGAAAGAAAAATTGTAA
- a CDS encoding DEAD/DEAH box helicase — MINMENIPENIKTIINSCYPYIEDFNPAQKAVIESGYLENNRNCVIAIPTASGKTVLGIMAALKSILDGGKAVYAVPLLSIQNEKVKEFKKFEEFGINVGKHPSSSDLSVMVFESFDALTRFSWDALREVDTLIIDEFHMIGEFTRGPTIECAITRAKIINPSLRIIALSATLENMGEIESWLDATVVEHDYRPVPLNKDVLDAEMFNTKNKNDVVVKVIEKAISDDAQALSFVSTRRFTESLANYVAGKLKKKTTAEQKKRFKEVADKLLAVPEKKGSRPTSTCLKLAESCENGAVFHHAGLFSEQKEIIEEEFRNGNILMIAATPSLMYGVNLPSKYVVIRDYTRWTSDGPQAIPVFDYEQMSGRAGRPQYDDTGYSYLIAKSMEEAITLEERYINGQVEPTNSKLIENKDAVFKQIIAQVASTLSKTPEELQDFFTKTFYGYQMTANSSMSFFAEESLKFEIMNALEFLLQNQILQATPSGLKTTPFGNLIARSNYSVETAVKIKEYANNLDNFKPEELIYQLAQTPDMPLIAFKGRKSKDPVREMLSNYGLFAIDIGNPEATAVSLIEWINERTEYQIENAYHVYSSSTRRSAYEASLLVRFTKNTLEVLGKYSYSKDLDFLSARLYYGVKEDIIPLVIGVKRLGRRRARALVDVFGDDLRPYSEKELQKVDGIGPKLAQNIKKFADNY, encoded by the coding sequence CTGATTAATATGGAAAACATCCCTGAAAACATTAAAACAATAATCAATAGCTGCTATCCATACATTGAGGATTTCAACCCTGCCCAAAAGGCAGTGATTGAATCAGGATACCTTGAAAACAATAGGAATTGTGTCATAGCGATTCCTACTGCCAGTGGGAAAACCGTGCTTGGAATAATGGCAGCTCTCAAATCCATTTTAGATGGTGGAAAAGCGGTTTATGCTGTACCTCTCCTTTCAATCCAAAATGAGAAGGTTAAGGAATTCAAGAAATTCGAGGAATTTGGAATCAATGTAGGAAAACACCCATCATCTTCAGACTTGTCAGTTATGGTCTTTGAATCATTTGATGCATTAACCAGATTTTCATGGGATGCCTTAAGGGAAGTCGACACATTAATCATCGATGAGTTCCATATGATTGGAGAATTTACAAGAGGCCCTACAATCGAATGTGCAATCACAAGGGCAAAAATAATCAATCCAAGCTTAAGAATCATTGCATTGTCTGCAACACTTGAAAATATGGGGGAAATCGAAAGCTGGTTGGATGCAACTGTTGTAGAACATGACTACAGACCAGTGCCATTGAACAAGGATGTGTTGGATGCTGAAATGTTCAATACAAAAAACAAGAATGATGTGGTTGTAAAAGTTATTGAAAAGGCAATATCCGATGATGCACAGGCATTGAGCTTTGTATCAACCAGAAGATTTACAGAAAGCCTTGCCAATTATGTTGCAGGAAAATTGAAAAAGAAAACTACTGCAGAACAAAAGAAACGCTTCAAGGAAGTGGCTGATAAGTTGCTTGCAGTGCCTGAGAAAAAGGGATCAAGACCAACCTCAACTTGTCTTAAATTAGCGGAAAGCTGTGAAAACGGTGCTGTTTTCCACCACGCTGGCCTTTTCAGTGAACAAAAGGAAATCATTGAAGAGGAATTCAGAAATGGAAATATATTGATGATTGCAGCTACTCCAAGCTTAATGTATGGAGTTAACCTTCCTTCAAAGTATGTGGTTATCAGAGACTATACAAGATGGACTTCAGATGGTCCCCAAGCAATTCCTGTTTTTGATTATGAGCAAATGTCAGGTAGAGCAGGAAGGCCTCAATATGATGATACAGGATATTCCTATTTGATTGCTAAATCCATGGAAGAGGCAATTACACTTGAAGAGCGTTACATTAACGGTCAAGTGGAGCCTACAAACTCTAAATTAATTGAAAACAAGGATGCTGTTTTCAAGCAAATAATTGCACAAGTGGCATCCACTCTATCAAAAACTCCTGAAGAGCTTCAAGACTTTTTCACCAAAACATTTTATGGATATCAAATGACTGCAAATTCTTCAATGAGCTTCTTTGCTGAAGAAAGCTTGAAATTTGAAATCATGAATGCTTTGGAATTCTTGCTTCAAAACCAGATTTTGCAGGCAACACCAAGTGGACTCAAAACAACCCCATTCGGTAATCTAATTGCAAGATCCAATTATAGTGTTGAAACCGCTGTAAAAATCAAGGAATATGCAAACAATCTCGATAACTTTAAGCCTGAGGAACTTATTTACCAATTAGCCCAAACTCCAGATATGCCTCTTATTGCATTTAAAGGCAGAAAATCCAAAGACCCTGTTCGTGAAATGCTATCAAACTATGGATTGTTTGCAATTGATATTGGAAACCCAGAAGCAACAGCAGTCTCTTTAATTGAATGGATAAATGAAAGGACAGAGTACCAAATTGAAAATGCTTATCATGTATACTCATCTTCTACCAGACGCTCTGCATATGAAGCTTCATTGCTTGTAAGGTTTACAAAGAACACCCTTGAAGTCCTTGGAAAATACTCCTATTCAAAAGATTTGGATTTCCTTTCTGCAAGACTTTATTATGGTGTAAAGGAAGACATAATACCTCTTGTAATTGGAGTGAAACGTTTAGGAAGACGTCGTGCAAGAGCATTGGTTGATGTATTTGGCGATGATTTGAGACCATATTCAGAAAAAGAGCTTCAAAAAGTTGATGGAATCGGTCCAAAATTAGCTCAAAACATTAAGAAATTTGCAGATAATTATTAA
- a CDS encoding DUF2098 domain-containing protein, with protein sequence MSICDIRGETIDIGSFIRYTGTGTISKVVDLKEEDNEQWVKLDEPALWYAADSLEVVNEKDIVDSDNLDKDTLEQVKDIKEGYEELNANLNDIQGCEGGG encoded by the coding sequence ATGAGTATTTGTGATATTCGAGGAGAAACCATTGATATAGGTTCCTTTATAAGATATACCGGTACTGGTACCATAAGTAAAGTTGTTGATTTGAAAGAAGAAGACAACGAGCAATGGGTAAAATTAGATGAACCTGCCTTATGGTATGCAGCTGATTCTTTAGAAGTGGTTAATGAAAAAGACATCGTTGATTCAGATAACCTTGATAAAGACACTCTTGAGCAAGTCAAGGACATTAAGGAAGGCTATGAAGAACTCAATGCCAACTTAAATGACATTCAAGGTTGTGAAGGTGGAGGATAA
- a CDS encoding PRC-barrel domain-containing protein has protein sequence MKIKQLLGMMALDANANEVGKIDDAEFDPKEGKINAITIVLKKNFISRKSTKKLQLKKLKKLKTLKKKWKKLKLKLLKMKKKQKKRLKKRLK, from the coding sequence ATGAAAATTAAACAATTATTAGGTATGATGGCTTTAGATGCTAATGCAAATGAAGTAGGTAAAATTGATGATGCTGAATTTGATCCTAAAGAAGGTAAAATCAATGCAATAACCATTGTCCTTAAGAAAAACTTTATCTCTAGGAAATCAACAAAGAAGCTGCAATTGAAGAAGCTGAAAAAGCTAAAGACGCTAAAGAAGAAGTGGAAGAAGTTGAAGCTGAAATTGTTGAAGATGAAGAAGAAGCAGAAGAAGAGGCTGAAGAAGAGGCTGAAGTAA
- a CDS encoding tRNA uridine(34) 5-carboxymethylaminomethyl modification radical SAM/GNAT enzyme Elp3 produces MEEACRIIIEDIINGKITTRRELEVEKRQLCRDRNLKKFMSNSVILEHASLEEKKIVSNLLRKKPTRTISGVAIVAVMCHPHQCPHGRCYYCPESDIAPPSYTGEEPAALRGRMFKFHPYVQCYNRLKQLHKVGHPIDKVELIIMGGTFPSKDICYQEWFVSQCLKAMSDFGVILENITEIGDIESFNKEDLLKYPPYSNNALKTYPPNDNVLIDDIQRINESSKVRCIGMTFETRPDYCKEPHVDRMLNMGVTRVELGVQTIHNHIYEKIKRGHTVEDVIEANRILRDSGVKVAMHMMPGLFPLARDEPRIEQCPEKDLEMFKTIFTNENFKPDMLKIYPCLVTDGSELHKLWKEGKYRPYSDEEAVELIVQIKKILPKWVRTMRIQRDIPSTLIEDGVKKSNLGELVYNRLEEENINCQCIRCREIGHKKTKEEYSIDDYKLFEEDYIATEGKEHFLSIEDKNEESLAGFLRLRMPSEKAHREEIDNKTAIVRELHVYGNMIKIGQKGSDIGQHTGFGEKLLKRAEEISIDQNKEELLIISGIGARNYYRKFGYERKGPYMAKKLV; encoded by the coding sequence ATGGAAGAAGCATGTCGAATTATCATAGAAGATATCATAAATGGGAAAATAACTACTCGTCGTGAGCTCGAAGTGGAAAAAAGGCAGCTCTGTAGAGATAGAAACCTGAAGAAATTTATGAGCAATTCTGTAATCCTAGAACATGCTAGCCTTGAGGAAAAGAAAATCGTTTCTAACCTTTTAAGAAAGAAACCAACCAGAACAATCTCTGGAGTGGCAATTGTTGCAGTGATGTGCCATCCACACCAATGCCCTCATGGAAGATGCTATTATTGCCCTGAAAGTGACATTGCACCTCCAAGTTATACTGGAGAGGAGCCTGCAGCACTTAGAGGAAGAATGTTTAAGTTCCATCCATATGTCCAGTGCTACAATCGTCTAAAGCAATTGCATAAGGTAGGCCATCCAATAGATAAGGTTGAACTCATCATCATGGGAGGAACCTTCCCATCAAAGGACATATGCTATCAGGAATGGTTCGTTTCACAATGTCTAAAGGCAATGAGTGACTTTGGAGTGATCCTTGAAAACATAACTGAAATTGGGGATATTGAATCATTCAATAAAGAAGACCTTTTAAAGTATCCCCCATATAGCAACAATGCACTTAAAACTTATCCTCCAAATGATAATGTGCTAATAGATGACATCCAAAGAATTAACGAAAGCTCTAAAGTAAGATGCATCGGAATGACCTTTGAGACCCGACCGGACTACTGTAAGGAGCCTCATGTTGACAGAATGTTGAATATGGGAGTTACAAGGGTTGAGTTAGGTGTTCAAACCATCCATAACCACATTTATGAAAAGATCAAAAGAGGACATACCGTTGAGGATGTCATTGAAGCAAACAGGATTCTAAGGGATTCTGGGGTGAAAGTGGCTATGCACATGATGCCTGGGCTTTTTCCTCTTGCAAGAGATGAACCTAGAATAGAGCAATGCCCAGAAAAAGATTTGGAAATGTTTAAAACCATCTTTACAAATGAAAACTTCAAGCCGGATATGCTCAAGATTTATCCTTGCCTTGTTACAGATGGAAGTGAACTTCACAAATTATGGAAAGAAGGGAAATACAGACCATATAGTGATGAAGAAGCTGTTGAACTGATAGTTCAAATCAAGAAGATCTTGCCGAAATGGGTAAGAACCATGAGAATCCAAAGGGATATTCCATCCACATTAATTGAAGATGGAGTGAAAAAATCAAACCTTGGGGAATTGGTCTACAATCGTCTTGAAGAAGAGAATATCAATTGCCAATGCATAAGATGCAGGGAAATTGGCCATAAGAAGACCAAGGAAGAGTATTCAATTGATGATTACAAATTATTTGAAGAGGATTACATTGCTACCGAAGGCAAGGAACACTTCCTATCCATAGAAGATAAGAATGAGGAAAGCCTTGCAGGATTCCTAAGATTAAGAATGCCTTCCGAAAAAGCTCATAGAGAAGAGATTGATAATAAAACAGCTATTGTTCGTGAATTGCATGTTTATGGAAACATGATAAAGATAGGGCAGAAAGGAAGTGATATCGGACAGCACACAGGCTTTGGTGAAAAGTTGTTGAAACGTGCTGAAGAGATAAGTATCGACCAGAACAAGGAAGAGCTATTGATTATCAGCGGCATTGGAGCCAGAAATTATTACCGCAAATTCGGTTATGAACGTAAAGGCCCATATATGGCTAAAA